The Candidatus Hydrogenedens sp. genome contains the following window.
TGTTCGTTTGCCAACAAGGACATCGCTTTCAACATCACGATAATTGTTCACTGTAAGGATGGCCACAGAGAAACATCCTGCAGAAATTCCTGTTAAAAGTCCGTGTAATGAGATTTGAAAAGACTGGACATACTCCGTTCCCATGACTGCGACAGGACCAAAGAATAGGAACACAAATAAATCGCCCAATCCTAGATAGCCTAGAGGTATCGGTCCTGCGGTGTAAGCAAAGGCAAGTATTAATGAAACGGCACCAATGATTAAAATGGGCAAACCGCCCCGATAAATTAAATAGCCTCCGGGGAATAAAGATATAAGCACAATAATAGCCAATGCGAACTGCATTTGTTTTTGAGTAAGCCAACCTGCACTGGTTGCTCGTGTTGGACCTACACGATTTTCGCGGTCAGCCCCTTTCAGAAAATCGAAGTAATCGTTAGCGTAATTGGATAATATCTGTAACAATATGGCACCGAATAAGGCACACATAGCAGAAATTGCATGGAAATGTCCATCTCCAATAGCAAGGGCAGTTCCCATTATGACGGGAGCAATGCTTGCCCCTAATGTTTTAGGGCGTGCAGTTAAAAATAAAACTTTTAAAATGGAAGGTTTTTCTGTTGACATAATAATAATTTCAAGCAAGTAAAAGGTTTAATCTTAGGGCTTTCGTGGAAACTTTGAAAAATCGGGGTCTCTTTTTTCGAGGAAGGCATTACGACCTTCCTGTCCCTCTTCGGTCATATAAAAAAGCATAGTAGCGTTGCCGGCTAATTCGGTTAATCCCGCCTGTCCATCTTCATCTGCATTCATTGCCGCCTTGATACAGCGAAGAGCAATCGGAGACATTTTCAAAATCTGGCGACACCATGCCACCGTGGTTGCTTCTAATTCTTCCAGAGGTACTACTGTATTTATCAGCCCCATTTGCAATGCTTCCTGAGCATTATATTGCTTGCATAAGAACCATATTTCCCTTGCTTTTTTCTGTCCTACAATTCTCGCTAAATGGGCGGAACCATAACCTGCATCAAAAGAGCCCACTTTGGGTCCTGTTTGTCCAAATATAGCATTATCAGCGGCAATGGTCAAATCACAAACCATCGCTAAAATATTTCCACCGCCTATGGCATAACCTGCAACCATGGCTATAACAGGCTTCGGACAGGTTCGTATCTGGCGGTATAAATCAAGAACATTCAAACGATGATGTCCTGTGCGTGGGTCTATATATCCTGCTTCTCCACGGTATTTCTGGTCTCCACCGGAACAAAATGCTTTATCCCCTTCTCCAGTGAGGATAATTACTCCTATCTGAGGGTCAAATCGTGCATCGGCGAGAGCATCACTAATTTCATCCAGAGTAATCGGAGTAAAGGCGTTTCGACGATTAGGACGATTGATAGTAATCTTTGCTATTCCTTCGGCTTTGTGATAAAAAATCTCCGAATACTTTTTTGCTTCCTGCCAGCATATTGTTACTTCACCCATGATAAAACTCCTTTATTCATTTTATATTACAAGTTTTATATTTTATCGAAATAACGATTAATGCTTCCATTTTTTAAAAAAGAGATTTACAAGTATTAACAAAAGACATACGAAATTTCAATATTAAGAACAGAGAAAAGGAGGCGTATTTATCAATTGTTAATATTATTAATAATATTAAAAAAATATTCTAATAATATTGATTTTTATTATAAGTATTTGTATAA
Protein-coding sequences here:
- the menB gene encoding 1,4-dihydroxy-2-naphthoyl-CoA synthase, with translation MGEVTICWQEAKKYSEIFYHKAEGIAKITINRPNRRNAFTPITLDEISDALADARFDPQIGVIILTGEGDKAFCSGGDQKYRGEAGYIDPRTGHHRLNVLDLYRQIRTCPKPVIAMVAGYAIGGGNILAMVCDLTIAADNAIFGQTGPKVGSFDAGYGSAHLARIVGQKKAREIWFLCKQYNAQEALQMGLINTVVPLEELEATTVAWCRQILKMSPIALRCIKAAMNADEDGQAGLTELAGNATMLFYMTEEGQEGRNAFLEKRDPDFSKFPRKP
- a CDS encoding 1,4-dihydroxy-2-naphthoate polyprenyltransferase codes for the protein MSTEKPSILKVLFLTARPKTLGASIAPVIMGTALAIGDGHFHAISAMCALFGAILLQILSNYANDYFDFLKGADRENRVGPTRATSAGWLTQKQMQFALAIIVLISLFPGGYLIYRGGLPILIIGAVSLILAFAYTAGPIPLGYLGLGDLFVFLFFGPVAVMGTEYVQSFQISLHGLLTGISAGCFSVAILTVNNYRDVESDVLVGKRTLAVRFGKKFAQIEYITMLLVSVLIIPSLLAFAKFGQTDILFLIVLIIPAIFLMRSMVRLKGSELNLLLANTAKLLLIYSILFSVLWII